Proteins from one Colias croceus chromosome 22, ilColCroc2.1 genomic window:
- the LOC123702008 gene encoding snake venom 5'-nucleotidase isoform X3, with translation MGDDVVIIHFNDVYNIEPTTNNEPVGGALRFSTAVKGLQHLNPLVLFSGDVFSPSMLSTFTKGEQMVPVLNEIGTHCAVFGNHDFDFGLDILSGLVAQCSFPWLMSNVIDNETGRPLGDGKITHALICNGHKIGLIGLVEQEWLDTLATINPEEVTFIDFLQAGSKLASQLKEEGCEYVIALTHMRTPNDVKLAEGCNKIDLILGGHDHVYEVLEVNNKYIVKSGTDFRQFSQININFAGDCARVDISEVNVTSQYAEDPVLKAKVEKYSAMIDGKMDEVLGKFCVPLEGRFSCIRRQECNLGNWVCDVLLAATAADLLLLNSGTFRSDQVHPAGEFTLRDLCSIIPMRDPLVVVEASGATVLQVLENAVSKYPSLEGRFPQVAGVSFAFDPSKPPGQRVAEQVVKIGDEYLQREQKYRLGVKQYLHAGNDGFTMLRDCPVLVSEDMCPEVGMAIQNHFAAINVRTGKSRPSKHRQSLVTLSRRHSLVKMLDGSELDGPPPLRRASSAAEGQHTHHRLTRRASLDDLEQNACDLAPKVENRIIILDSPGKLQELLDERARWESDSVIKEVEDENSP, from the exons ATGGGGGACGATGTGGTCATCATACACTTTAATGATGTGTATAACATCGAGCCGACTACTA ACAACGAACCAGTGGGAGGTGCCTTAAGATTTAGTACAGCAGTCAAAGGCCTACAGCACCTCAACCCTTTAGTATTATTCAGTGGGGATGTCTTCTCGCCCAGTATGC TTAGCACGTTCACAAAGGGAGAACAGATGGTACCAGTATTGAACGAAATCGGCACGCACTGTGCTGTCTTCGGGAATCACGATTTTG actTCGGTCTAGACATCCTATCAGGTCTTGTAGCGCAATGCAGCTTTCCATGGCTTATGTCAAACGTTATAGACAACGAAACAGGCAGGCCGTTGGGCGATGGCAAGATAACACACGCGCTCATATGCAATGGCCATAAGATTGGCCTTATCGGGCTGGTTGAACAG GAATGGCTCGACACATTAGCAACAATAAATCCAGAAGAAGTGACGTTTATAGATTTCTTACAAGCGGGATCGAAGTTGGCGTCACAACTTAAAGAAGag GGCTGTGAATACGTGATAGCGTTAACGCACATGCGCACGCCGAACGACGTGAAGTTAGCGGAGGGTTGTAACAAAATTGATCTCATTCTGGGCGGCCATGATCATGTGTATGAAGTTTTGGag gtaaacaataaatacatagtcAAAAGCGGCACAGATTTCCGTCAGTTCAGTCAAATCAATATAAACTTTGCCGGCGACTGCGCTCGCGTCGATATATCTGAAGTTAATGTTACGAGTCAATATGCTGAGGATCCAGTGCTGAAGGCCAAAGTGGAGAAATATTCAG CAATGATAGACGGCAAAATGGACGAAGTGCTCGGCAAGTTCTGCGTGCCGCTAGAAGGGAGGTTCTCCTGTATTCGCCGACAAGAGTGCAACCTTGGGAACTGGGTGTGCGACGTGCTGTTGGCTGCTACTGCTGCTGACCTGCTGCTGCTTAACTCGGGGACTTTCCGGTCAGATCAG GTGCACCCGGCAGGTGAGTTCACGCTCCGGGACCTGTGCAGCATCATACCGATGCGGGACCCGCTGGTGGTGGTGGAGGCGAGCGGGGCCACCGTACTGCAGGTGCTGGAGAACGCCGTCAGCAAGTACCCCAGCTTGGAGGGCAGGTTTCCCCAG GTAGCGGGTGTTTCGTTCGCGTTCGATCCGTCCAAGCCCCCCGGGCAGCGGGTCGCTGAACAAGTGGTGAAGATCGGTGATGAATACTTGCAGAGGGAACAGAAGTACAGGCTGGGCGTGAAACAGTACTTGCATGCGGGGAACGATGGCTTCACCATGTTGCGGGATTGCCCGGTTTTG GTATCAGAAGACATGTGTCCCGAGGTAGGGATGGCCATACAAAATCATTTCGCAGCGATCAACGTACGCACGGGCAAATCTAGACCGTCTAAGCACAGACAATCTCTTGTTACACTTAGCCGCAG GCATAGCTTGGTGAAGATGTTGGATGGCAGTGAGCTGGACGGTCCACCTCCCCTTCGAAGGGCCTCTTCAGCAGCCGAGGGTCAGCATACACaccatag attaacAAGACGCGCGTCTCTAGATGACTTGGAGCAAAATGCTTGCGATCTCGCGCCTAAAGTGGAAAACAGGATTATTATACTTGATTCTCCCGgg AAACTACAAGAGTTACTAGACGAAAGAGCGCGCTGGGAGTCCGATTCCGTCATCAAAGAAGTCGAAGATGAAAATTCACCTTAA
- the LOC123702016 gene encoding carbonyl reductase [NADPH] 1-like, translating to MTGKMAGKVAVVTGANKGLGFAVVKGLCKRFNGTVYLTSRDETRGLQAVKKLNDLGLTPSYHQLDVSSKESVKVFSEFIKSKHGAIDVLVNNAAILECEQVYPDYEAAKRNIDINYRSLLTVEEFLFPLLRDGARVVNVSSACGHLSNLKNKKWLDILQREDLTTEQINNFVGEYLESLRNGTFNKDDFADEGKHAEHRVSKVALTALTMVQQRKYSNVSINAVHPGHVKTDMAQGGGELEPDEAAETILYLILDASPNLKGSFLWYNKKLVDWFDIEGDFYYKHECLVK from the coding sequence ATGACAGGAAAAATGGCGGGAAAAGTTGCCGTTGTCACCGGAGCAAACAAAGGATTAGGTTTCGCCGTCGTTAAAGGATTATGCAAAAGGTTTAACGGTACGGTCTATTTAACCTCAAGGGACGAAACAAGAGGATTACAAGCGGTGAAAAAATTGAACGATTTAGGACTGACACCATCGTACCATCAACTCGACGTAAGTAGCAAAGAAAGTGTTAAAGTATTTTCCGAGTTTATCAAATCGAAACACGGTGCAATCGATGTTCTTGTTAACAATGCAGCAATCCTTGAATGCGAACAAGTTTACCCAGATTATGAGGCCGCCAAACGTAACATTGACATAAATTATCGCAGCCTATTGACAGTTGAAGAATTCTTATTCCCTCTGCTAAGAGATGGCGCTAGAGTCGTAAATGTTTCAAGTGCTTGCGGTCACTTATCAaatttgaaaaacaaaaagtgGTTGGACATATTGCAGCGAGAAGATTTGACTACAGagcaaataaacaattttgttgGCGAGTATTTAGAGAGTTTAAGAAACGGAACATTTAATAAAGACGATTTTGCGGATGAAGGAAAACATGCAGAACACCGAGTATCGAAAGTAGCCCTTACTGCTCTTACTATGGTCCAACAGCGGAAGTACAGTAACGTTTCGATAAACGCAGTTCACCCGGGTCACGTGAAGACTGATATGGCACAAGGCGGAGGTGAACTTGAACCAGATGAAGCAGCGGaaactattttatacttaattttagACGCATCGCCCAACTTAAAAGGTAGCTTTTTGTGGTACAATAAGAAATTAGTTGACTGGTTCGACATTGAAGGTGACTTTTACTACAAACATGAATGTTTGgtgaagtaa
- the LOC123702008 gene encoding snake venom 5'-nucleotidase isoform X1, with the protein MVLVRYIHTMASFAAQAALRSRWSSLIESTSVDVPGEVTDGVRSVVGWLKQASLEVRQVGRRAVSQLSGRGMGDDVVIIHFNDVYNIEPTTNNEPVGGALRFSTAVKGLQHLNPLVLFSGDVFSPSMLSTFTKGEQMVPVLNEIGTHCAVFGNHDFDFGLDILSGLVAQCSFPWLMSNVIDNETGRPLGDGKITHALICNGHKIGLIGLVEQEWLDTLATINPEEVTFIDFLQAGSKLASQLKEEGCEYVIALTHMRTPNDVKLAEGCNKIDLILGGHDHVYEVLEVNNKYIVKSGTDFRQFSQININFAGDCARVDISEVNVTSQYAEDPVLKAKVEKYSAMIDGKMDEVLGKFCVPLEGRFSCIRRQECNLGNWVCDVLLAATAADLLLLNSGTFRSDQVHPAGEFTLRDLCSIIPMRDPLVVVEASGATVLQVLENAVSKYPSLEGRFPQVAGVSFAFDPSKPPGQRVAEQVVKIGDEYLQREQKYRLGVKQYLHAGNDGFTMLRDCPVLVSEDMCPEVGMAIQNHFAAINVRTGKSRPSKHRQSLVTLSRRHSLVKMLDGSELDGPPPLRRASSAAEGQHTHHRLTRRASLDDLEQNACDLAPKVENRIIILDSPGKLQELLDERARWESDSVIKEVEDENSP; encoded by the exons ATGGTTCTAGTGCGCTATATACATACAATGGCGTCGTTCGCGGCGCAAGCGGCGCTCCGGTCTCGATGGAGTTCACTGATAGAGTCGACCAGTGTGGACGTCCCCGGGGAAGTGACCGATGGTGTCCGATCAGTCGTCGGATGGCTGAAACAG GCATCATTAGAAGTAAGGCAAGTGGGCAGGCGTGCGGTCAGTCAGCTATCTGGCCGAGGTATGGGGGACGATGTGGTCATCATACACTTTAATGATGTGTATAACATCGAGCCGACTACTA ACAACGAACCAGTGGGAGGTGCCTTAAGATTTAGTACAGCAGTCAAAGGCCTACAGCACCTCAACCCTTTAGTATTATTCAGTGGGGATGTCTTCTCGCCCAGTATGC TTAGCACGTTCACAAAGGGAGAACAGATGGTACCAGTATTGAACGAAATCGGCACGCACTGTGCTGTCTTCGGGAATCACGATTTTG actTCGGTCTAGACATCCTATCAGGTCTTGTAGCGCAATGCAGCTTTCCATGGCTTATGTCAAACGTTATAGACAACGAAACAGGCAGGCCGTTGGGCGATGGCAAGATAACACACGCGCTCATATGCAATGGCCATAAGATTGGCCTTATCGGGCTGGTTGAACAG GAATGGCTCGACACATTAGCAACAATAAATCCAGAAGAAGTGACGTTTATAGATTTCTTACAAGCGGGATCGAAGTTGGCGTCACAACTTAAAGAAGag GGCTGTGAATACGTGATAGCGTTAACGCACATGCGCACGCCGAACGACGTGAAGTTAGCGGAGGGTTGTAACAAAATTGATCTCATTCTGGGCGGCCATGATCATGTGTATGAAGTTTTGGag gtaaacaataaatacatagtcAAAAGCGGCACAGATTTCCGTCAGTTCAGTCAAATCAATATAAACTTTGCCGGCGACTGCGCTCGCGTCGATATATCTGAAGTTAATGTTACGAGTCAATATGCTGAGGATCCAGTGCTGAAGGCCAAAGTGGAGAAATATTCAG CAATGATAGACGGCAAAATGGACGAAGTGCTCGGCAAGTTCTGCGTGCCGCTAGAAGGGAGGTTCTCCTGTATTCGCCGACAAGAGTGCAACCTTGGGAACTGGGTGTGCGACGTGCTGTTGGCTGCTACTGCTGCTGACCTGCTGCTGCTTAACTCGGGGACTTTCCGGTCAGATCAG GTGCACCCGGCAGGTGAGTTCACGCTCCGGGACCTGTGCAGCATCATACCGATGCGGGACCCGCTGGTGGTGGTGGAGGCGAGCGGGGCCACCGTACTGCAGGTGCTGGAGAACGCCGTCAGCAAGTACCCCAGCTTGGAGGGCAGGTTTCCCCAG GTAGCGGGTGTTTCGTTCGCGTTCGATCCGTCCAAGCCCCCCGGGCAGCGGGTCGCTGAACAAGTGGTGAAGATCGGTGATGAATACTTGCAGAGGGAACAGAAGTACAGGCTGGGCGTGAAACAGTACTTGCATGCGGGGAACGATGGCTTCACCATGTTGCGGGATTGCCCGGTTTTG GTATCAGAAGACATGTGTCCCGAGGTAGGGATGGCCATACAAAATCATTTCGCAGCGATCAACGTACGCACGGGCAAATCTAGACCGTCTAAGCACAGACAATCTCTTGTTACACTTAGCCGCAG GCATAGCTTGGTGAAGATGTTGGATGGCAGTGAGCTGGACGGTCCACCTCCCCTTCGAAGGGCCTCTTCAGCAGCCGAGGGTCAGCATACACaccatag attaacAAGACGCGCGTCTCTAGATGACTTGGAGCAAAATGCTTGCGATCTCGCGCCTAAAGTGGAAAACAGGATTATTATACTTGATTCTCCCGgg AAACTACAAGAGTTACTAGACGAAAGAGCGCGCTGGGAGTCCGATTCCGTCATCAAAGAAGTCGAAGATGAAAATTCACCTTAA
- the LOC123702008 gene encoding snake venom 5'-nucleotidase isoform X2 gives MASFAAQAALRSRWSSLIESTSVDVPGEVTDGVRSVVGWLKQASLEVRQVGRRAVSQLSGRGMGDDVVIIHFNDVYNIEPTTNNEPVGGALRFSTAVKGLQHLNPLVLFSGDVFSPSMLSTFTKGEQMVPVLNEIGTHCAVFGNHDFDFGLDILSGLVAQCSFPWLMSNVIDNETGRPLGDGKITHALICNGHKIGLIGLVEQEWLDTLATINPEEVTFIDFLQAGSKLASQLKEEGCEYVIALTHMRTPNDVKLAEGCNKIDLILGGHDHVYEVLEVNNKYIVKSGTDFRQFSQININFAGDCARVDISEVNVTSQYAEDPVLKAKVEKYSAMIDGKMDEVLGKFCVPLEGRFSCIRRQECNLGNWVCDVLLAATAADLLLLNSGTFRSDQVHPAGEFTLRDLCSIIPMRDPLVVVEASGATVLQVLENAVSKYPSLEGRFPQVAGVSFAFDPSKPPGQRVAEQVVKIGDEYLQREQKYRLGVKQYLHAGNDGFTMLRDCPVLVSEDMCPEVGMAIQNHFAAINVRTGKSRPSKHRQSLVTLSRRHSLVKMLDGSELDGPPPLRRASSAAEGQHTHHRLTRRASLDDLEQNACDLAPKVENRIIILDSPGKLQELLDERARWESDSVIKEVEDENSP, from the exons ATGGCGTCGTTCGCGGCGCAAGCGGCGCTCCGGTCTCGATGGAGTTCACTGATAGAGTCGACCAGTGTGGACGTCCCCGGGGAAGTGACCGATGGTGTCCGATCAGTCGTCGGATGGCTGAAACAG GCATCATTAGAAGTAAGGCAAGTGGGCAGGCGTGCGGTCAGTCAGCTATCTGGCCGAGGTATGGGGGACGATGTGGTCATCATACACTTTAATGATGTGTATAACATCGAGCCGACTACTA ACAACGAACCAGTGGGAGGTGCCTTAAGATTTAGTACAGCAGTCAAAGGCCTACAGCACCTCAACCCTTTAGTATTATTCAGTGGGGATGTCTTCTCGCCCAGTATGC TTAGCACGTTCACAAAGGGAGAACAGATGGTACCAGTATTGAACGAAATCGGCACGCACTGTGCTGTCTTCGGGAATCACGATTTTG actTCGGTCTAGACATCCTATCAGGTCTTGTAGCGCAATGCAGCTTTCCATGGCTTATGTCAAACGTTATAGACAACGAAACAGGCAGGCCGTTGGGCGATGGCAAGATAACACACGCGCTCATATGCAATGGCCATAAGATTGGCCTTATCGGGCTGGTTGAACAG GAATGGCTCGACACATTAGCAACAATAAATCCAGAAGAAGTGACGTTTATAGATTTCTTACAAGCGGGATCGAAGTTGGCGTCACAACTTAAAGAAGag GGCTGTGAATACGTGATAGCGTTAACGCACATGCGCACGCCGAACGACGTGAAGTTAGCGGAGGGTTGTAACAAAATTGATCTCATTCTGGGCGGCCATGATCATGTGTATGAAGTTTTGGag gtaaacaataaatacatagtcAAAAGCGGCACAGATTTCCGTCAGTTCAGTCAAATCAATATAAACTTTGCCGGCGACTGCGCTCGCGTCGATATATCTGAAGTTAATGTTACGAGTCAATATGCTGAGGATCCAGTGCTGAAGGCCAAAGTGGAGAAATATTCAG CAATGATAGACGGCAAAATGGACGAAGTGCTCGGCAAGTTCTGCGTGCCGCTAGAAGGGAGGTTCTCCTGTATTCGCCGACAAGAGTGCAACCTTGGGAACTGGGTGTGCGACGTGCTGTTGGCTGCTACTGCTGCTGACCTGCTGCTGCTTAACTCGGGGACTTTCCGGTCAGATCAG GTGCACCCGGCAGGTGAGTTCACGCTCCGGGACCTGTGCAGCATCATACCGATGCGGGACCCGCTGGTGGTGGTGGAGGCGAGCGGGGCCACCGTACTGCAGGTGCTGGAGAACGCCGTCAGCAAGTACCCCAGCTTGGAGGGCAGGTTTCCCCAG GTAGCGGGTGTTTCGTTCGCGTTCGATCCGTCCAAGCCCCCCGGGCAGCGGGTCGCTGAACAAGTGGTGAAGATCGGTGATGAATACTTGCAGAGGGAACAGAAGTACAGGCTGGGCGTGAAACAGTACTTGCATGCGGGGAACGATGGCTTCACCATGTTGCGGGATTGCCCGGTTTTG GTATCAGAAGACATGTGTCCCGAGGTAGGGATGGCCATACAAAATCATTTCGCAGCGATCAACGTACGCACGGGCAAATCTAGACCGTCTAAGCACAGACAATCTCTTGTTACACTTAGCCGCAG GCATAGCTTGGTGAAGATGTTGGATGGCAGTGAGCTGGACGGTCCACCTCCCCTTCGAAGGGCCTCTTCAGCAGCCGAGGGTCAGCATACACaccatag attaacAAGACGCGCGTCTCTAGATGACTTGGAGCAAAATGCTTGCGATCTCGCGCCTAAAGTGGAAAACAGGATTATTATACTTGATTCTCCCGgg AAACTACAAGAGTTACTAGACGAAAGAGCGCGCTGGGAGTCCGATTCCGTCATCAAAGAAGTCGAAGATGAAAATTCACCTTAA
- the LOC123701684 gene encoding protein SYS1 homolog: MAKMSKIKKLTGSFRYTQWDPCLIISQIVAMQSVMYLTLCLLVAIMQDLTGSTRTLDHIFEYHEIHVKDNEGRSVILAFVINAVIGAYLLWLLVGRTKLCLDFSCTYYGFHLLVCWLYNGMFPTTFSWWALNIACAAITCVAGEFLCLRTELQAIPLSNIGAKVDL, from the exons ATGGCAAAAATGTCCAAAATAAAGAAGTTAACCGGATCCTTTCGGTACACACAGTGGGATCCATGCCTGATTATATCACAAATAGTAGCCATGCAGAGTGTAATGTATTTAACATTGTGTCTTCTTGTCGCGATTATGCAGGACCTAACGGGATCAACGAGGACCCTCGACCATATATTTGAGTATCAT GAAATCCATGTAAAAGACAATGAAGGGAGGTCTGTCATTTTGGCGTTTGTTATAAATGCAGTTATTGGTGCATATCTGTTGTGGTTACTAGTGGGACGGACTAAACTGTGCTTGGATTTCAG tTGCACATACTACGGATTCCATCTGCTAGTATGCTGGCTGTACAACGGAATGTTCCCAACCACGTTTTCCTGGTGGGCTCTGAACATAGCCTGTGCGGCGATCACGTGTGTGGCCGGCGAGTTTCTGTGCCTCCGGACTGAGTTACAAGCAATACCACTCAGTAATATAGGTGCGAAGGTGGACTTATGA